A window of the Vibrio pomeroyi genome harbors these coding sequences:
- the lon gene encoding endopeptidase La: MNLERSERIEIPVLPLRDVVVYPHMVIPLFVGREKSITCLESAMEANKQVLLVAQKEADTDEPSIDDLFKVGTVATILQLLKLPDGTVKVLVEGQQRAKIHQFKESEFFLADAEYVVTSELDEKEQEVVVRSAINQFEGFIKLNKKIPPEVLTSLNGIDEAARLADTIAAHMPLKLVDKQHVLEILDVTERLEFLMGQMESEIDILQVEKRIRGRVKKQMEKSQREYYLNEQMKAIQKELGEMDDAPDEFETLKKKIEDSKMPQEAREKTEQELQKLKMMSPMSAEATVVRSYIDWMVGVPWAKRSKVKKNLAKAEEILNEDHYGLERVKERILEYLAVQNRINKLKGPILCLVGPPGVGKTSLGRSIAAATGRKYTRMALGGVRDEAEIRGHRRTYIGSLPGKLIQKMSKVGVKNPLFLLDEIDKMSSDMRGDPSSALLEVLDPEQNNAFNDHYLEVDYDLSDVMFVATSNSMDIPGPLLDRMEVIRLSGYTEDEKLNIAKSHLLDKQVQRNGLKPHEIEIEDSAIIGIIRYYTREAGVRSLEREISKICRKAVKNILLDSDLKSVTVNIDNLKEYLGVQRHDFGKADESNRIGQVTGLAWTQVGGDLLTIETEAMPGKGKLTQTGSLGDVMKESIQAAMTVVRSRAEKLGINSDFYEKRDIHVHVPEGATPKDGPSAGIAMCTALVSSLTGNPVKAEVGMTGEITLRGEVLPIGGLKEKLLAAHRGGIKTVLIPKDNERDLEEIPDNVIADLKVIPVQWIDEVLKVALERDPSGVEFDVKK, from the coding sequence ATGAACTTGGAACGTTCCGAGCGTATCGAAATCCCCGTGCTACCTCTACGTGATGTAGTGGTTTACCCACACATGGTTATTCCATTGTTTGTTGGTCGTGAAAAATCGATTACTTGCCTTGAATCGGCAATGGAAGCTAACAAACAAGTACTACTTGTAGCGCAGAAAGAAGCGGACACTGATGAGCCTTCAATTGACGACCTATTTAAAGTAGGTACTGTCGCTACCATTCTTCAGTTACTAAAGCTCCCTGATGGTACTGTTAAAGTGCTTGTCGAAGGTCAGCAGCGTGCAAAAATTCATCAATTCAAAGAAAGTGAGTTTTTCTTAGCGGACGCAGAATACGTTGTAACCTCAGAGCTTGACGAAAAAGAACAAGAAGTGGTTGTTCGCAGCGCGATCAATCAATTCGAAGGCTTTATTAAGCTGAACAAAAAGATTCCACCAGAGGTTCTAACATCTCTGAACGGTATTGATGAGGCAGCTCGCCTTGCTGATACGATTGCTGCACACATGCCACTTAAACTGGTAGACAAGCAGCACGTTCTAGAAATCTTAGATGTGACAGAACGTCTGGAATTCTTGATGGGCCAAATGGAGTCAGAAATTGACATCCTGCAAGTTGAAAAACGCATCCGTGGCCGCGTTAAGAAGCAGATGGAAAAATCTCAGCGTGAGTACTACCTGAATGAGCAAATGAAAGCGATTCAGAAAGAACTTGGCGAGATGGACGACGCACCTGATGAATTCGAGACTCTGAAGAAGAAGATCGAAGACTCTAAGATGCCTCAAGAAGCTCGTGAAAAAACCGAGCAAGAACTGCAAAAACTGAAAATGATGTCGCCAATGTCTGCTGAAGCAACAGTAGTACGTAGCTACATTGATTGGATGGTGGGCGTTCCTTGGGCTAAGCGTTCAAAAGTTAAAAAGAATCTAGCGAAAGCGGAAGAGATTTTAAACGAAGATCACTACGGCTTAGAGCGTGTTAAAGAACGTATTCTTGAATACTTGGCGGTACAAAACCGTATCAATAAGCTAAAAGGTCCAATCCTTTGTCTTGTTGGTCCTCCTGGTGTAGGTAAAACCTCGCTAGGTCGTTCGATTGCTGCGGCAACGGGTCGTAAATACACACGTATGGCACTTGGTGGCGTTCGTGATGAAGCTGAGATTCGTGGTCACCGTCGTACGTACATCGGTTCACTTCCGGGTAAACTGATCCAGAAGATGTCTAAAGTTGGTGTTAAGAACCCACTGTTCCTATTAGATGAGATCGATAAGATGTCTTCTGATATGCGTGGCGACCCATCTTCAGCGCTTCTAGAAGTACTAGATCCAGAGCAAAACAACGCATTTAACGATCACTACCTAGAAGTAGATTACGATCTGTCAGATGTTATGTTCGTGGCTACATCGAACTCGATGGACATTCCTGGACCTCTACTGGACCGTATGGAAGTGATTCGTCTATCGGGTTACACAGAAGATGAGAAGCTGAACATTGCGAAGAGCCACTTACTGGACAAGCAAGTTCAACGCAACGGTCTTAAGCCTCATGAAATTGAGATTGAAGACTCTGCAATCATCGGCATTATTCGTTACTACACGCGTGAAGCGGGTGTACGTAGCCTAGAGCGTGAAATCTCTAAGATCTGTCGTAAAGCAGTGAAGAACATCTTGCTAGACAGCGACCTTAAGTCTGTAACGGTTAACATTGATAACCTAAAAGAGTACTTAGGTGTTCAACGTCACGATTTCGGTAAAGCGGATGAAAGCAACCGTATTGGTCAAGTAACTGGCTTAGCGTGGACTCAAGTGGGTGGTGATCTACTGACTATCGAGACCGAAGCAATGCCGGGCAAAGGTAAGCTAACGCAAACTGGCTCACTTGGCGACGTGATGAAAGAATCGATTCAAGCGGCAATGACTGTGGTTCGTTCGCGTGCTGAAAAACTGGGTATCAACTCAGATTTCTACGAAAAACGCGACATTCACGTTCACGTACCAGAAGGTGCTACACCGAAAGATGGCCCGAGTGCGGGTATCGCAATGTGTACTGCACTTGTCTCTAGCTTAACGGGTAACCCGGTTAAAGCAGAGGTCGGTATGACAGGTGAAATTACTCTTCGTGGTGAAGTTTTACCTATCGGTGGCTTGAAAGAAAAACTGCTTGCTGCACACCGTGGCGGCATCAAAACTGTACTGATTCCTAAGGACAATGAGCGTGATTTGGAAGAGATTCCAGACAACGTAATCGCTGACCTGAAGGTGATCCCGGTCCAATGGATTGATGAAGTACTGAAAGTCGCGCTAGAACGAGATCCGTCAGGGGTCGAGTTTGACGTGAAAAAATAG
- a CDS encoding HU family DNA-binding protein gives MNKTQLVESIAENADISKASAGRALDAFIEAVGTTLQSGDQVALVGFGTFSVRTRAARTGRNPKTGEEIQIAEAKVPGFKAGKALKDACN, from the coding sequence GTGAATAAAACACAACTAGTAGAATCAATCGCAGAAAACGCAGACATCTCTAAAGCTTCAGCTGGTCGCGCTCTAGACGCTTTCATCGAAGCAGTTGGCACAACGCTACAATCAGGCGACCAAGTTGCACTTGTTGGCTTTGGTACTTTCAGTGTTCGTACTCGTGCTGCTCGTACAGGTCGTAACCCAAAAACTGGTGAAGAGATCCAAATCGCAGAAGCTAAAGTACCTGGCTTCAAAGCGGGTAAAGCACTTAAAGACGCATGTAACTAA